From Pseudochaenichthys georgianus chromosome 11, fPseGeo1.2, whole genome shotgun sequence, a single genomic window includes:
- the limd1b gene encoding LIM domain-containing protein 1 isoform X2 translates to MDPSFSPSLYFGSCTGCRKAVYGEGRACRAMGHLFHDTCFTCCVCSEKLTGKPFYTVSGRIYCVKDFMVLQARGKSYHPSCFCCVVCRQSLEGQQFTVDAESRVYCVSDYHKVKAPLCAACREPILPTEGSRGSIRVVSFDRNYHPECYRGEVNLI, encoded by the exons ATGGACCCAAGTTTTAGTCCCAGTCTTTACTTTG GAAGCTGTACAGGCTGCAGGAAAGCGGTGTACGGGGAAGGGAGAGCCTGTCGTGCGATGGGACATTTATTCCACGACACTTGTTTCACCTGCTGTGTTTGCA GTGAAAAGCTCACAGGAAAGCCGTTTTATACAGTGTCAGGAAGAATTTACTGTGTGAAAGATTTTATG GTCTTGCAGGCTCGTGGGAAGTCCTACCACCCGTCCTGCTTTTGCTGTGTGGTCTGCAGACAGAGCCTGGAGGGGCAGCAGTTCACTGTGGACGCAGAGAGCAGAGTGTACTGTGTCAGCGACTACCACAA GGTCAAAGCTCCTCTGTGTGCTGCATGCAGAGAGCCGATACTGCCAACCGAG GGGTCTCGGGGGTCTATTCGAGTGGTATCATTTGACAGAAATTACCACCCGGAGTGCTACAGGGGTGAAGTTAACCTCATTTGA
- the limd1b gene encoding LIM domain-containing protein 1 isoform X1 gives MDPSFSPSLYFGSCTGCRKAVYGEGRACRAMGHLFHDTCFTCCVCSEKLTGKPFYTVSGRIYCVKDFMYPGVHPSSEVCNSCGFLLMDMVLQARGKSYHPSCFCCVVCRQSLEGQQFTVDAESRVYCVSDYHKVKAPLCAACREPILPTEGSRGSIRVVSFDRNYHPECYRGEVNLI, from the exons ATGGACCCAAGTTTTAGTCCCAGTCTTTACTTTG GAAGCTGTACAGGCTGCAGGAAAGCGGTGTACGGGGAAGGGAGAGCCTGTCGTGCGATGGGACATTTATTCCACGACACTTGTTTCACCTGCTGTGTTTGCA GTGAAAAGCTCACAGGAAAGCCGTTTTATACAGTGTCAGGAAGAATTTACTGTGTGAAAGATTTTATG TACCCAGGGGTTCATCCATCATCAGAAGTGTGTAACAGCTGTGGGTTTTTATTAATGGACATG GTCTTGCAGGCTCGTGGGAAGTCCTACCACCCGTCCTGCTTTTGCTGTGTGGTCTGCAGACAGAGCCTGGAGGGGCAGCAGTTCACTGTGGACGCAGAGAGCAGAGTGTACTGTGTCAGCGACTACCACAA GGTCAAAGCTCCTCTGTGTGCTGCATGCAGAGAGCCGATACTGCCAACCGAG GGGTCTCGGGGGTCTATTCGAGTGGTATCATTTGACAGAAATTACCACCCGGAGTGCTACAGGGGTGAAGTTAACCTCATTTGA
- the nrm gene encoding nurim produces MASGTVRRWALVAVSLLNFAFVFISGADFIRFISFRAIYDNITGDTTLCQDSIPWSVALRDSSVLGSLAVDLGLLALFITQHSVLAWAPVKKALQSGLGALNRTAYCFSTVVALQILMRYWQPVTDAPCLWSVRHAPWSVWFPLLCFSLHFLCWAIICSILMLFDYPELLGLKQVYYECLGLGDPLSHKSPGAQRLLSHFRHPVCLELGVVLWLLPALSLDRLLLAGTLSSYLALAHSLDKQDLAYLCVQLNSKLQVFAEPHHGSTNTSNTKEK; encoded by the exons ATGGCGTCGGGCACGGTGCGTAGGTGGGCTCTCGTCGCTGTTTCTCTGCTAAACTTTGCATTTGTTTTCATTTCCGGTGCCGACTTTATTCGGTTTATATCATTCCGAGCCATTTACGACAACATCACTGGGGACACGACACTGTGTCAAG ACTCCATACCGTGGTCTGTGGCCCTGCGGGACAGCTCTGTCCTCGGGTCTCTCGCTGTGGATCTGGGGCTGCTGGCTCTCTTCATCACACAGCACAGTGTGCTCGCCTGGGCTCCGGTCAAAAAGGCTCTCCAGTCAGGGCTGGGGGCCCTGAACAGGACGGCATACTGTTTCAGCACTGTAGTGGCACTCCAG ATCTTGATGCGTTACTGGCAGCCTGTGACTGACGCCCCCTGTCTGTGGTCAGTGCGTCATGCACCCTGGAGCGTCTGGTTCCCTCTGCTCTGCTTCAGCCTGCACTTCCTCTGCTGGGCCATCATCTGCAGCATCCTCATGCTctttgattaccctgaactgttAGGCCTCAAGCAG GTGTATTACGAGTGTCTCGGTTTAGGAGACCCCCTGTCTCACAAGTCCCCAGGTGCCCAGCGCCTCCTGTCTCACTTCCGCCACCCGGTGTGCCTGGAGCTGGGCGTCGTGCTGTGGCTCCTGCCGGCTTTGTCCCTGGATAGGCTCCTGCTGGCGGGGACTCTGTCGTCCTACCTGGCCCTGGCACACTCTCTGGACAAACAGGATTTAGCCTACCTCTGCGTCCAGCTTAACAGCAAGCTGCAGGTCTTTGCTGAGCCGCACCACGGCAGCACCAACACCAGCAACACCAAGGAGAAGTGA